In Mus musculus strain C57BL/6J chromosome 1, GRCm38.p6 C57BL/6J, a single genomic region encodes these proteins:
- the Ifi207 gene encoding uncharacterized protein LOC226691 isoform X6, which yields MLTSERGETSATQEETSTAQGETSTAQAGTSTAQAGTSTAQAGTSTAQKRKGMSEEKTDVKKTKASGKADQPPCCEGPTATSQSPISQVSFSASSIISLAQTKRKQITKSEGEKKKKLTQEQAQLSEPLGTDRKKDEDCLQTPLMAPPTPPSSSSNKKQKNTTIPKHGIIKTRGPQEIHQLVEFSSSSNFPAVSELPTFEGLSAIPSSRLQSSQKPLEAHLDLKMSPSSSRSPCHNLSVSLTSDSNVHLNSNAHSIQSSGAQVPYVPSATGFSNVRVPLMPSKTVSCSSIAPHMSLIKVPSSIQDLHLPTQEAFSSTEDPHNQAIASKNLQTTKMPPTTLTSKAQLLKMPSSATSSSSVQVSHTLATVSRSTSVKQILQTTRSSSIQILNSATVKASKNVQASQVSLPTEPNYFQASVAPPSATPSSSTSLLVPLSKATSRAQSTQIHPERESICVQAHRAPSSTVSRNKCTTQLTQGAASGTGKAFSLPEVKASMKVQAPQVSSPTASMSILNPNATPPTTSSNLLAPHATSSTTYSILLAPYATLSTASSNLLAPQATVSTASSNLLAPHATLSTTSSNLLAPHATLSTTSSNLLAPHATSSTASSNLLAPQATLSTPSNSLLAPHATLSTTSSNLLAPHATSSTASSNLLAPHATSSTASSNLLAPHATLPTASSNLLAPQLCPVTASRALSAIPVPSATVHSSPSWTPRRGTVPKEPSREEGHHQGPKQVMVLKVTEPFTYDLEEDKRMFHATVATETEFFRVKVFDTALISKFIPRNIIAISDYFGCNGFLEIYRASCVSDVNVNPTMVISNTLRQRANATPKISYLFSQAKGTFVSGEYLVIKKTERNKAIYYGVKDNTGKMEVMVYGRLTNITCEPGNKLRLVCFELNLIEDGLQLKSVRHSYMQVINARR from the exons ATGCTAACATCTGAAAGAGGAGAGACTTCCGCAACCCAGGAAGAGACTTCCACAGCTCAGGGGGAGACTTCCACAGCTCAGGCGGGGACTTCCACAGCTCAGGCGGGGACTTCCACAGCTCAGGCGGGGACTTCTACAGCCCAG AAAAGGAAAGGTATGAGTGAAGAAAAGACTGATGTGAAAAAGACCAAAGCATCTGGGAAAGCAGATCAGCCTCCCTGTTGTGAAGGACCCACAGCCACAAGCCAGTCACCAATATCCCAGGTCTCATTTTCAGCTTCATCTATAATTTCTTTGGCTCAG acaaagagaaaacaaatcacaaaaagtgaaggtgaaaagaaaaagaagctcaccCAGGAGCAGGCTCAGCTTTCAGAACCTTTAGGAACCGatagaaaaaaagatgaagattGTCTCCAGACTCCTCTTATGgcaccaccaacaccacccagCAGTTCCTCAAACAAG aaacagaaaaacacaaccatcCCAAAACATGGTATCATAAAGACAAGGGGTCCTCAGGAAATTCATCAACTTGTAGAATTTTCATCATCCAGCAACTTCCCAGCTGTAAGTGAACTCCCGACCTTTGAAGGACTTTCAGCAATTCCTTCTAGCAGACTTCAGTCTTCTCAGAAGCCTCTAGAAGCTCACTTGGATTTAAAGATGTCTCCAAGCTCTTCAAGATCACCTTGCCATAATCTTTCAGTGTCTCTAACGTCAGACTCAAATGTTCATCTGAACTCTAATGCACATTCCATCCAGTCCAGTGGTGCCCAGGTTCCTTATGTACCATCAGCAACAGGATTCAGTAATGTCAGGGTTCCTCTTATGCCTTCAAAAACAGTGTCCTGCTCTTCCATTGCTCCTCACATGTCTTTAATAAAGGTACCCAGCAGTATCCAGGACCTTCACCTTCCTACACAAGAAGCATTCAGTAGCACAGAGGATCCTCACAATCAAGCAATAGCATCCAAAAATCTCCAAACTACTAAAATGCCTCCAACAACACTGACAAGCAAAGCCCAGCTCCTAAAGATGCCTTCTTCAGCAACATCATCCAGCAGTGTTCAGGTTTCTCATACTCTAGCAACTGTGTCCAGAAGCACCTCTGTCAAACAGATACTTCAAACAACAAGATCCAGTAGCATTCAGATTCTTAACTCTGCTACAGTAAAAGCATCCAAGAATGTCCAGGCCTCTCAAGTATCTTTACCAACAGAACCCAATTATTTCCAGGCTTCTGTGGCACCTCCATCAGCAACACCCAGCAGTTCTACATCTCTTCTGGTACCTTTGTCAAAAGCCACAAGCAGAGCCCAGAGTACTCAAATTCATCCAGAAAGAGAATCCATTTGTGTCCAGGCTCATCGTGCTCCTTCATCAACAGTGTCCAGAAATAAGTGCACCACTCAGTTGACACAAGGGGCAGCATCCGGTACTGGGAAGGCCTTTTCCCTCCCTGAAGTAAAAGCATCCATGAAAGTCCAAGCACCTCAGGTGTCTTCCCCAACAGCATCCATGAGTATCCTGAATCCAAATGCAACCCCCCCAACAACATCCAGCAATCTCCTGGCTCCACATGCAACTTCATCAACAACATATAGCATCCTCCTGGCTCCATATGCAACTCTATCAACAGCATCTAGCAACCTCCTGGCTCCACAAGCAACTGTATCAACAGCATCTAGCAACCTCCTGGCTCCACATGCAACTCTATCAACAACATCTAGCAACCTCCTGGCTCCACATGCAACTCTATCAACAACATCTAGCAACCTCCTGGCTCCACATGCAACTTCATCAACAGCATCTAGCAACCTCCTGGCTCCACAAGCAACTCTATCAACACCATCCAATAGTCTCCTGGCTCCACATGCAACTCTATCAACAACATCTAGCAACCTCCTGGCTCCACATGCAACTTCATCAACAGCATCTAGCAACCTCCTGGCTCCACATGCAACTTCATCAACAGCATCTAGCAACCTCCTGGCTCCACATGCAACTCTACCAACAGCATCCAGCAATCTTCTGGCTCCACAGTTGTGTCCAGTAACAGCATCTAGGGCTCTCAGTGCTATTCCAGTGCCTTCAGCAACAGTACACAGCAGTCCATCCTGG ACACCAAGGAGAGGAACTGTACCAAAGGAGCCTTCTAGGGAAGAAGGTCACCATCAAGGTCCCAAACAAGTGATGGTGCTGAAAGTAACAGAACCATTTACATATGACCTGGAAGAAGATAAAAGGATGTTTCATGCTACAGTGGCTACTGAAACTGAGTTCTTCAGAGTGAAGGTTTTTGACACAGCTCTAATAAGCAAGTTCATCCCAAGAAATATCATTGCCATATCAGATTATTTTGGGTGCAATGGATTTTTGGAGATATACAGAGCTTCCTGTGTCTCTGATGTGAACGTTAACCCAACAATGGTCATCTCAAATACACTGAGACAAAGAGCTAATGCAACTCCTAAAATTTCTTATCTTTTCTCACAAGCAAAGGGGACATTTGTGAGTGGAGAGTACTTAGTAATTAAG